From one Malus sylvestris chromosome 1, drMalSylv7.2, whole genome shotgun sequence genomic stretch:
- the LOC126626875 gene encoding 50S ribosomal protein L29, chloroplastic-like, whose protein sequence is MYWVGLLRGKGNFRFEVRVGVSLSTEVVERQRNGKRMLGAISIAPPSTVTFPSKLLSPVSKSSFNGMRVQRLCPNIGVRLPMESSPRPCSPSSSVVMMAKREEEMKEIRTKTTEEINEEVVDLKGELFMLRLQKSARNEFTSSEFSRMRKRIARLLTVKREREIEEGIGKRLSRKFDRQWKKSIVVRPPPSLKKLQEEEAAAEAAEKAASA, encoded by the exons ATGTATTGGGTTGGGCTTCTTAGGGGAAAGGGGAATTTTAGGTTTGAGGTCAGGGTTGGAGTGAGCCTAAGCACGGAAGTGGTGGAGAGACAGAGAAACGGAAAAAGGATGTTGGGCGCAATCTCCATAGCTCCACCTTCAACGGTTACTTTTCCCTCAAAGCTGCTGTCGCCAGTCTCCAAGTCCTCCTTCAATGGCATGCGAGTCCAACGCCTTTGCCCAAACATCGGCGTTCGTCTTCCGATGGAGTCATCTCCGAGGCCGTGCTCGCCGTCGTCTTCGGTTGTGATGATGGccaagagagaggaagaaatgaAGGAAATCAGGACCAAAACCACCGAAGAAATCAACGAGGAGGTGGTCGACCTCAAGGGAGAGCTCTTCATGCTTCGCCTCCAGAAATCGGCTCGCAACGAGTTCACTTCCAGCGAGTTCAGTCGAATGCGCAAAAGG ATTGCTCGCTTGCTTACTGTTAAACGCGAAAGAGAGATTGAGGAGGGAATTGGTAAGAGGCTATCAAGAAAGTTCGATCGACAATGGAAGAAAAGCATTGTTGTTAGACCGCCTCCGTCGTTGAAGAAGTTGCAAGAGGAAGAAGCAGCTGCAGAAGCTGCTGAGAAGGCTGCATCTGCATGA